TGGTCGTGCGGCGTCTGCGGCCGGCCCACCTTGTCGGCGAAGCCCGGCATCAGCACCCGGTACGCGCAGGTGTCGCAGTTCATCCGGATGTCGCCGCGACGCGCCTCGGCGTGCCGTTCGAGGACCAGGTCGGCGAGCGCGTCGCAGTCGCCGATCAGGTCGGCCACCCGCACGTCCAGCTCGGGATGGGCGGCGGCGAACGCGGCCGACTGCGCGACGATCCGGTCCGGCAGCACCCCGGCGAAGAGGAAGTACGGCGCGACGACGATCCGCCGGGCGCCGAGCCGGCGCAGCCGGTCCAGCACCGCCGGCACCGAGGGCTCGGCCAGCGAGACGAAGCCCGGCTCGACGCCGGCGTAGCCGCGACCTTCCCAGAGCAGCCGGGCCACCTTGGCGACCTCGGCGTTGGCGTCCGGGTCGGTGGAGCCGCGCCCGATCAGCGCCACCCAGGTGCCGGCCCGGTCGTCGCCGGCGAGGGCGGCGTCGACGCGCTGCTCCAGCGCGGTGTGCAGCAGCGGGTGCGGGCCCAGCGGCCGGCCGTAGACGTAGCTGAGGCCGGGATGGCGCTCCCGCTCGCGGGCCAGCGCGGCGGGGATGTCGCCCTTGCCGTGCCCGGCGGCGGTCAGCACCAGCGGCAGGGCGACCAGCGCGCGGTGCCCCCGGTCGACGAGCGCGCCGACCGCGTCGGTCAGCGGCGGCCGGGACAGCTCGATGAAGCCGCCCTCGACGTCGCCGAGGGTGCCGGCGGCGCGGCGGCGCACCCGCTCGACGAACGCGACGAACTGCTCGACCCCGGCCGCGCTGCGCGTGCCGTGCCCGACGATGACCAGAGCGCTCACTGTTCCTCCTCCACGTACAGCAGGGCGTTGAGGGCGGCGGCGGCGACCGCCGAACCGCCCTTCTCGCCCCGGTTGGACACCCCGGGCAGGCCGCTGGCCCGCAGCGCCGCCTTCGACTCGGCGGCGCCGACGAAGCCGACCGGCAGCCCGACGACCAGCGCCGGCCGGGCGTCCAGGGTGATCAGTTGCTCCAGTGCGGTCGGCGCGCAGCCGACCACCCAGACCGCGCCCGGACCCACCCGCTCCAGGGCGATCCGCACCGCCGCCGCCGACCGGGTGATGCCGGCCGCCCTGGCCAGTTCGGCGGCGGCGGGCTCGGCGACCGGGCAGACCGTGTCCCGCCCGGTGACGCCCGCGGCGACCATCGCCACGTCGGTGACCACCGGCGCGCCGGCGCGCAGGGCGGCCAGCCCGCCGGCGAGGGCCGCCTCGTCGCAGACCAGGTCGGCGACGTAGTCGAGGTCGGCGCTGGCGTGCACCACCCGCTCGGTGACGGCCCGGGTCAGCGGCGGCAGGTGGCTCAGGTCGACCCGGGAGCGCAGGATCCGGTAGGACTCCCGCTCGATGGGGTGCACGACCCGGCTCACTGTCGCACCTCCGTCGCGGCCACGCCGTAGCGCTGGTCGTAGCGGCCCAGCTTCCACAGCGCCACCGCCCCGGCCCAGGCGAGCACGAACAGGGCCACGACGGCGTACCCGAGCTGCTCGAAGTGCCCGGCGATCCCCGCGTACCCGGACAGCGCCGACACCCCGAGATGGTCGACCAGCAGGCCGGCGGCGTAGACGCTGGCGACGAGGGCGCCGACCAGCACCGTCACGGCCGTGGTGGCCAGGTTGTAGTAGAGCCGACGGGCCGGCTGCCGGTACGCCCACGAGTAGGCCCGGCTCATCAGCAGGCTGTCGGCGGTGTCCATGGCCGACATGCCGGCCGCGAAGAGCAGCGGCAGGGTGAGCAGGGCGAGCACCGGTAGCCCACCGGCGGCGGCAGTGCTCGCCGACAGGGCGAGCAGGGTCACCTCGCTGGCGGTCTCCAGGCCGAGGCCGAAGAGGAACCCGACCGGCGCCATGTGCCAGGAGGAGCGCACGAGCGCCCGGGCCCGGGAGCCGAGGACGCGCTGCACCAGCCCTCGGTTGAGCAGGTGCAGGTCCAGCTCCCGCTCGTCCAGGTCGCCGTGGCGCAGCCGCCGCCAGAGCCGGGCCAGGCCGGCCAGCACCGCCGCGTTGAGGGCCGCGACCAGGGCGAGGAAGACGGTGGCGGTGAGGATCGCCACCGTGGCGCCCACCTCGCGCGCCTCGGCCAGCCCCGGCCCGGCGAGATTGGCCGAGGCCAGGCCGACGACCAGGGCCAGCAGCAGCACCACCGCGCTGTGCCCGAGCGCGAAGAAGAAGCCGACGCCGACCGGGCGCCGCCCGCGCAGCAGCATCAGCCGGGTGGTGTCGTCGATCGCCGCGATGTGGTCGGCGTCGAAGGCGTGCCGCACCCCGAGCAGGTACGCCAGCGTGCCGGCCCCGGCGAGGCCGCCGGCCGCGGCCGGCTGGTCGTTCCAGTACAGGTAGAGGCTCCACCCGGCGACGTGCAGCACGGCGACGGCCAGCACGATGCCGCCGAGGCGTACCCGTTCGGCGCGGCTCCACGGGCCGGCCGGTGGTGCGGCGCTGAGCGCGGTCGAACTCATCTGGTCCCTCCACGTTCGTCGGTGTCCGTGGCGCGGATCGCGTCCACCGGGCAGATCTCCAGGCATTCCAGGCAGCCCGTGCAGCGGTCGGCGCGCACGGCGAGGCCGCCGGGCACCGGCCGGATCGCGTGCGTCGGGCAGGTGAGCAGGCAGGCGCCGCAGCCCTGGCAGGCGCCGATGGTCACGGCCGCCACCGGTACCCCCTCGGGGTGACCATCCGGCCGGCCACGATCCGGGTCTGGCTGCTGCCCACCACCACGACGCTGTACATGTCGACCAGCGCCGCATCGAGGGTCGCCAGGGTGGCCAGGTGCACCCGCTCGCCGGCCCGGCTGGCGTTGCGCACCACCCCGACCGGGGTGTCCGGCGGCCGGTGCGCGGCGAAGACCTCCAGCGCCGCGCCGAGCTGCCAGTCCCGGGCCCGGCTGCGCGGGTTGTAGAGCAGCGCCACGAAGTCGCCCTCGGCCGCGGCGGCCACCCGGCGGGCGATGACCTCCCACGGCGTGTGCAGGTCGGACAGGCTCAGGTAGGCGTGGTCGTGGCCCAGCGGCGCGCCGAGCAGGGCCCCGGCGGCCAGCGCGGCGGTCACCCCGGGCACGCCGAGCACGTCGATCCGCTCGTCGGCGTACTCGAGGGCGGGGCTGGCCATCGCGTACACGCCGGCGTCGCCGGAACCGACCAGCGCCACGGCGTGACCGGCGGTGGCCTCCGCGACGGCGGCGCGGGCCCGTTCCTCCTCGGCGCCGAGCCCGCTGGCGAGCACCCGGGTGCCGGGGCGCAGCAGGTCGCGCACCTGCTCGACGTACTGGTCCAGGCCGACGACCACGGCGGCGCGGCGCAGCTCGGTCACCGCGCGGGCGGTGCGCAGGTCCGCCGCGCCGGGGCCGAGGCCGACGATCGCCAGCCGGCCGCGCGGGGCGTGCCGGGCGACGGCGACGGTGGCCATCGCCGTGGCGGTCTTCGGCACCAGCAGG
The nucleotide sequence above comes from Micromonospora sp. M71_S20. Encoded proteins:
- a CDS encoding 4Fe-4S binding protein, encoding MAAVTIGACQGCGACLLTCPTHAIRPVPGGLAVRADRCTGCLECLEICPVDAIRATDTDERGGTR
- a CDS encoding HoxN/HupN/NixA family nickel/cobalt transporter, with protein sequence MSSTALSAAPPAGPWSRAERVRLGGIVLAVAVLHVAGWSLYLYWNDQPAAAGGLAGAGTLAYLLGVRHAFDADHIAAIDDTTRLMLLRGRRPVGVGFFFALGHSAVVLLLALVVGLASANLAGPGLAEAREVGATVAILTATVFLALVAALNAAVLAGLARLWRRLRHGDLDERELDLHLLNRGLVQRVLGSRARALVRSSWHMAPVGFLFGLGLETASEVTLLALSASTAAAGGLPVLALLTLPLLFAAGMSAMDTADSLLMSRAYSWAYRQPARRLYYNLATTAVTVLVGALVASVYAAGLLVDHLGVSALSGYAGIAGHFEQLGYAVVALFVLAWAGAVALWKLGRYDQRYGVAATEVRQ
- a CDS encoding precorrin-8X methylmutase, whose amino-acid sequence is MSRVVHPIERESYRILRSRVDLSHLPPLTRAVTERVVHASADLDYVADLVCDEAALAGGLAALRAGAPVVTDVAMVAAGVTGRDTVCPVAEPAAAELARAAGITRSAAAVRIALERVGPGAVWVVGCAPTALEQLITLDARPALVVGLPVGFVGAAESKAALRASGLPGVSNRGEKGGSAVAAAALNALLYVEEEQ